Below is a genomic region from Agelaius phoeniceus isolate bAgePho1 chromosome 11, bAgePho1.hap1, whole genome shotgun sequence.
AAACTCATCCCAGGAGTCCCTGGATGAAGATACACAAGGTAAagaggatttattttattttccctgataCATAATTTAGTCTGACTGCATGTTTTTAAGGATTGACAAAGGAGATGTGGCAATTCTGTAGAGCTCTGAATAAAGTAAGAAATTGTGCAAAAGAGAGAATGTAGAAAATCATCAGTACCTGATTCATAATCAGCAAAACAGTGGCTGCCACCCACTCTTGTGGAAGTTGGTTTCAGAAGCATAGAAATCTGCTCCAAGATTCCTTCCATAAATAAAAGATCCTAATTTCTCTCTACAGCCCTTTATACAAGTTAATCCAACTTCAGGTTTTGCTGAGTTTCACCAATTCAGCCAGCTTTGAAGGGAGCTGTGAGGCAAAAGCAGCCAATAGTGATCCTTGCATTTCAAAGCCTTGATTTTTACCTTCAGATGGTTATATTGGGAGCAAACAACTACAGTGCTGTTGTTTCTGATGCTGCTAGCACATTTTTCTTTACTCTGATGAACAAATACTTTCTCTTATCCAGACAGTGATGAGGAAGATTTAGGAATACAGAAGACTGAAGGCCAGTTACTTGGAGGTAGGACAAAGTGACAGCAGTATTGGCTTTTACTAGAGGCAACCAATACAAACCAAAAAAGGATTATTTTTTGCATTCTTTGGGTTAGCTGTTGAACAAAGGTGTATTAACATGTGTGGATGTAAAAGAAAGATAAGTTAGAATTTGGCTGTAGGAAAGACATTTCCTACAAGATGAAGCTCAACTAATGCTGACACTCAGCCATGCCCTGTGCTCAGAGTTGaaccaggaaagcagcaaaatcTGCTGTTGTGGGAGGAGTCCTGCTGCCTGGGTCTGCACAACTGCCACTGAAGTGCAGCAAGAGGGTTCTGAAAACATCTGTCACAGCCACCACCTAGAGGGGCTGCAGTCAGCCCACAGCACTGACTGGAGATCATCAGCAAGGGCCACCTTGTTCCTGaggattttcctttcctatcaaaggaaaaatggaaaataagtaCAAAGCAGATGAAGAAAATGTGCTGTGTCAGTACATAAAAATACCTATAGAACTAGGGATGTAAAAATGTAaagcattaatattttaattaatgtcTTAaactgagctcagcccaaatgTAAGAGCAGCTCATTTAAAATTGACAGAAGGAGATCTAACCTGTCTCCCAGGAGTCTGATTCTACCTGAATCATTCTACCCCTCCAGATACTTGGAAAGATGGAATAGCGGGGGGAAGAATTCAGTCATTTCCCACTTTTTGATTGCATAATCCCCAGCAGAGGCACCCTCTTTTAGTGGTTAGAGTTGGTCTCTTCCTTGTCTCTGTTACACATCCACACTGGTTTCAGGGAGCTGatgggctggcactggcacagacaCCCTCACTGCAGGTATTAACCTACCTCATCTCTGTGTCATGTTTTAGGAATACCAGCAGAGATGGTTCCCTACAGAGATTCAGGTAAGAGTGACTCCTGGGTCACCTCATCCTGCTGGAATGACTATAACTGCAGTGTCTTctttctgacctgctgagacATTAAAAAATAACTCTCAGCCTGTAAATCCCTTGGTTTCCAGTTAGCACGGTGTTGGGCCTGGGCACGGTGCAGACATTCTGTTGCAAGGCTGTGGTAGTGCCTGCCTGACAGCAGTTGATTTGTACAAGGTATTCTGGCAGATTAACCCATTTTTGTAGGCCTGCCAGGCTCTCACAAGATCAGCTCATAGCAGTCATTCTTTAGGGGAAAACCCAGCAGTTCTGTTGGGCAACTGTTCAGTCTTAGCCAAAAAAGCTAGAGGTAGTTTTTAGCATTCCCTGAAGCCCTGTGTCTCCTGCTGAGCAGGGGTGcgaggctgggagggacctggAACCTGCTTTCTGCCAGCAGTGATGCTTGGCTCTGAGTgcacagcattcccagcaggagctgccaggtgAAAGCCTCTGCAACAGAGCAACAGTGCCAGGCAAGAGGCCTGCACAGACAGGCAGTGTGAAGGCAGACCTCCTCCCACCAGACACTCTGCACAGCCCCAGAATGTTTGTAAAAAGGCCACAGCAGGAAATTGCCAACAGCTTAATTGCATTACTGAGCTCATCCCTCCTGTGCCCAGGCCAAGGCCACAGGATGAGTTAGGAGAGACAAACAGCCCAGTGGAAGCAGCCTTTGGAGAGGACATCTGCTCCACTTCTGTTCTGTGCAGTGGAAAGTTACAAATTGCACCATAATCCCTTGGGGAGGTTTTTGAGTTACCTATCCCAGAAGCCATAGGAACACCAGGGCAGAGGAATCCATTGCAGGCCATATTCTTCCCACACTGCCAGGTGCAGAAAGGGTCATGTTACTTTTCCCCTTGGTATTTTGGCCTCTCTACCACTCACCCCAGTTTTGTTGCACATAGGTGATTGCTCACTGTGCTTCTTGGTGTTGAGTATGGTGGGAAGCtctatatttgtattttttccatCAGAAGTAACAAAACTATATTTCTTTTCAGAGATTGCCAGAAGAGAAGATTCAGATGTAGATGGTGAGTACAAACATGCAAATAAAGAAGTTTATTTTGTGGATGTTCTTTCAGGAGTTTTGCTTAGTGTGGTGAGGGCAATACCAGCTCCTTGATGCCTAGAGATTGTCTAATCAAAAAGTAGAAGGTTGAAAACAGGAAAGAACATGGAATGCtttaacagaaaaaatactGTGCAAGTCATTCCATGATGCCAAGTTACAGTGGGACTGTTACATTTAGGAAGTAGAGTAAGACACTTGCCATGTGTGAAATGATGTTCTGCTAAATTCTTGATCTATAGATCATTCATACAAATTATCTATAGATAAAGATCAAATGCACAGGGTTGTATCTGTGAGTCAGAATAAAGCAATACTATGTTACTAATTAGAAAATAATTGAGTTTGCCCCCAAACCAGACTGTGATTAATCCAGACTGCTCAAAGAGGCAAAAATTTGATGCCTGTATCAGGTGACCCAGAGCAGAGTTTCTGTTCAAGGTTTAATTGTTCTGTGGTTCAAAAGCACCACAGCAAAAGTCTACAGCTCATGTAAAGGACCCCTCTAGTCCTCACCTGTTCCATCTTAAGAGAAAATTCACTGCCAGGCAGAGGTTGCCCAGTGTAGGGGAAATCAGCACCTGAAACTTGTTCTGAATGAACTCCCAAAGGCTTGGGTGCAGCAGGTGCCTCAGGGGCTGCTCAAACCACcaacaaagagaaaaggaaaaaactgcTGTTTTAAACCTGTTGTTGGAGAGATGGTAAAATACTCAGCTCTTTCTGGCAATACAGGtggagaaaaaagagaatttggCAACTCCGCTCACAACAAAGAGCAAACTGCTCTGTGTTTAAACCTCTAAAATACCTCATTTGTTcttatgttgttttttttgtgtgcCAGTGTAGCTGCAGGAGACTCATTTCAATAGCAGGTCTCCTTTTGGGAGGTGCAGAAGTACTTGGTGTCAGGTGTTGGTAGAGGGATGGTTCTCACACCCACAGAAATGAAGGGATCCTTTTACTGTAGCTGTGGTTGTGCAAAGCACCCAGGAATCAAACTGAAGCTCCCTTGTACTATGGCTTTGCTCCCCCACTGTCATTCTGAGACTATGGCTTGTCCCAGAACAGGCAGAAAAAACCCAGAGTGCTTTAAAACAATTCAGTATTGTTAATACAGCCATCTGGttatactttttaaaattcatttttaaaccCATGCTCTTTGGAGTGATTTTAAAATAGctaatttgatttttctgaaaGGATTCCAGACTAACAAACAGTTTTACATATATTCTGCTCTGACAATCTATTTCAGATACAAAAGGGAAATAAACTTTGAACTCCTTAATTTCACAGTTGCATAGTACTAAATGACTTCTCTTTTTTGTAGCTTATGAGGAGGAGAGCACTCACCCCCCTCAGTGCACAGTACGGTGGATGGGCATACGGAAGGATGGTAATTGATTTATTAAATCAAACTGATGTCAAATCTGTTGAACCTTAGTCCAAGAATAAGATCTCTGATTCaaaaaaacctttatttttCCAACATGAGTACTTTGTTGAAGTGTATCAAGGCTTCATGATGAAAATCATTGAGGCTTCTCACAATGTTGAGCCTAGTCCCTGAGAAATCTCAGGGAAATTTCTTTCATTCCATGAGTGATACTCTGTACCTAAAGGTGAATTTGGATGGGCCATGGCTGCCGTTGTGACCTAATCTTCCCTCTCAATTTCAGATGAATTCTTTCATTTTGTCATTCTTTGCTTTGCAATTGGAGCTTTACTAGTTTGCTACTACTACTACAAAGGTAAGGCAAAATTCAATAGAAGGATGTATCATTGCACTGtagaaaaatgaacaaaactaACATTTATTTTGTTGCCTTAGATTGGACTATTTCTCTTGGGATTGGTTTAATCACCTTTGCTTCCCTGGAAACCACTGGGATATACTTTGGTCTAGGTAAGtgtccctccagcagcagctgtgtccctgctctaAGGACAAGGTCACACAGTTGCCACAGCCCATGAAATTGCCGGGGCTGAGATTCTGTAACTCACGATGAAACTCCCCCAACATCTCCCAGTTACAGAGGGGATGCAGACAAGCAGCCTTAATGCTACTGAAGGGAGAGGTTGActcatttttccttctcagtGATCACAAGACCCTGAGTCACCTCTTTCTGCAGCAATGGCCGAATGCTGCGTTGCCATGACAACGTGTAATTTTAGCAGCAAGGCCTGTCTTCCCAGATCCACTGCATAAGATGCTGTGCATCCTGGCTGCCATGCATTCCCCTGGGACTGAGGATGAGCTTGGGCCAGCAGCTACTGGAAATATTAAAACCTGTGCATTTTGACAATCCTTAAGGATGGTGTAGGagtgctgccaccagcagcaaGTTGTGGCTCCCAAACCAAGAACTTGTCTCCTCTGTAATCTCATGTTAACATGGTGGGAGGTTATGGATGGTTCTCTCATTACTCAGCCTGATCTTTCTTATTAATGATGTTGCAGATGTGCTTGTTTAAACAAGTGTCAGTGTTTGGGTTTTgccattttttactttttttgttttatgttgCTTATCTTATACCTTTGTTTTCACACCCAGTGTACCGAATTCGGAGTGTCCTTGACAGCTTTGTTCCTCTGATTGACAGATTCAGGCCAAGAGGTAACAGTGCTCTTTTTCCTGACAGCATGTCTTGCCTAGACCTTGGTTTGGTCAGGAATTAAGACCAACTCATTTAAATGACAATTTCCCATCTTGACTGCCTTAAAAAAAGGAGTATTTTACTACAGTTCATTACAGCTGCTTGGGTTTGAAAATTAATTAGTCTTGACTCTTTCCCTGTGGCAGAACATTGTCACATTTTTAATACTCCACCCTGTATGGGGTATTATTTCCTGGCAGTGTCTGTGTAAGAATTCTATAGCTTAAATAAAAACTAGGGGGTGGAGGAGTCTTCACTTGTTGGGTCTTCAGACAGACTCCTGGTTCATGTTTACCCATGTTTAGGGACACAAAACACGAAGAGTACTGAAAAGCTGCCTGGATACAGTGCAATCTGAACACAGCAGTCCTGACAGGTGTCTTTTTCTTTATCCCACAGGCATGAGGAAAGCTGCCTAGGAGGAGTATTTAGGGAGAGTTCCCCAAACCTGGCTGTCCAAATTTCCAGTACTAAAGGAACTGCTTTATGAGGTGAACCTAACCACCAAATGGCCAATGTGAAATACTGAAATGTGAAACTTCTGAAAAACATTGCTCCTTTCCCTCCAAAATAAACCTGAAACTGGGGTACAGGGCCCCACTCTGGATTCTGAAGTGGCTTGGGGCTCAGCAGAGCTTGGAAGACAATGGAGATGTAGCTTTATGTTCAGTTCCATTGAAATACAAACACAGTCAccttccctgccccaggcagccaggGGGTGGTGCATCTCTCATTTAACAAACCACTCCAGTGTGCCTGTGGTGTACCAGAACCAACAGAGCAATGGCCTGTGCTGGTTCTGGCTTAGGCTCTGGCTGTTTCTGTAGGGATTctggcctcctcctcctcttcctccccctggtgctgcccagagcaggcagaagccggccctgctctcccagctgagccctgcGGTGCCGGCCCTGGGGCTGATGAATCGATTGTGGCAGAACTCGGAGCAGTGGGCGGGCAGTGGTTCCACCCGAGGAGAGCTGGGGAGATGTTACAGGCACTAACAGAGTGCTGCAGTAATGAGATTATTATTAACAACAGCAGATTTCATCTTTTCTCAGGGGAAAAACAAAGTGTTTGATTTGACTCATACTCcaacctttttctttctttgagtaaaataaacacaaaacttTAACATTATAGGATATGTTACACATTGCAAGAATGCAATCATAGGAAGACTGCAACAAAACTACGTTTTAAGTAAAAATACCCATAGAATGATGAAGGCAACcagttgaaaagaaaaagccataAACATGGACTTTTAAGGAAATGTAAATCTGAAAGCTGTAAAGCCAACAGCTCAGAGTATTACAGGAACAATTTCAAGCCTTGCTCAGAAAATTAGAAAGATTACTTGTTGTTGTATGCAGTTTGAAGCACCAGTGCCAGTCACTCTTGCCTGCACCAGTTGAAATACGAGAAACACCAACAGTTGCACTCAGGCCTGCAccaacacagcacagctgccaccCAATGCCTCCAGAGCTAAATTGTGCAAGAAGGAtgaatataaattatttcataGTATTTATATGCTCCTTTACATGTCTTTGTAGAAATATTTCACCATCCCAATCTACTGTATATTTTATGTTAGTCTGCAGATAAAGTCTTGCTCAGAGCACTGTAGCCATGCTAGAGGCAAATGGCTTTTGGGTGAACTGAAAACTACAGTCACCCTACTCTGTTGAAAAGGGCTTTTTTGGTGTCCTCTGCTGTCTAATGTCTTTCTGAAAGGCAATTTGTGGAGCAGTCAAGATGAGAAACATGTTTCAATACTTAATGATTTAAATTTGGTACTCTGCATTAaacataaatttttaattttaacagaAACTGCTTAAGGGTAAAGtaagcaaaacattttaaaagtgcaaaacatttaaaaagtcACCAAGTGCATCCCACCATGTGAGAGGAGCAGCTAAGCCACTTACAGCAGGTCCCATGAGAAAAGTCAGTTCTcaacaaaaaaacaacttacACATTGAGCTGCATCCTCTTGAGTACCTGGGAATTTCCTGCTCTTCTTCCAGATCCTTTAGTCCTTCTCAGCATCATCCTTGCTGTAGCATCAGCCAAGAACTCAAAACTACAAGTTCCTAGGAGGAGTTccaactttttttccttcactagTGCTGTCTGCACTACCattcagcccagctgggcctCACTTCCCCGTTGGTTCCCCAGGACTTGGAACATCTCATTCCACTTCAGCACCACCCAGCACATTGGGTACATCCTCCTTGCCTTTGGTTTGAAATGGCTGGGGGCAATGCAGAGAGGAGGGGCTCTAAACAAGCAGGTATTGCCCCATAACACCAAACCCCACAGAGAAAAGAAGAGATGAAACCCCAGAAGGTTTTTTAAGCTGGTATATTTATTAGAACTCTCTACATAAAGCACCTTTGCCTGCCTTAACCTCTCCGAACGCAGCTCTTGGTTACACAGCACGAGATGCTCCCATCTACTCGGCATTCCTGGACTTGGACACAGCTGCCCTCACCGCCTGCATGATGGCATCCTTGTCAATGCCAAACAtcctcagcagctcagctggctTCCCGCTGCGGGGCACGTGGGACACGGCCAGGCGAGTGACGGTGACGCCGGGCTCGCCCACCACGGCGGCGCACACGGCTTCGCCCATGCCACCTGCGGAGAGAGGGAGATATGGCACTGATGGAGCGTCCCAGCAGGAACATCCACACTGTGTGGGTGGGGCCTGCCACTTAGA
It encodes:
- the TMEM40 gene encoding transmembrane protein 40; amino-acid sequence: MENLDVPIPDLTEEQQDIFQRVFAADAKYLETHEKMNQSFWESLVKCLASTDPPILNTEEKNNLLNSCDVLPGGCAACLKAIEKKGVRAMALLYLLLKTSNPSGYRQLPSSKGKDEKLKLLKSLERNFVYSEEDRKSKNSSQESLDEDTQDSDEEDLGIQKTEGQLLGGIPAEMVPYRDSEIARREDSDVDAYEEESTHPPQCTVRWMGIRKDDEFFHFVILCFAIGALLVCYYYYKDWTISLGIGLITFASLETTGIYFGLVYRIRSVLDSFVPLIDRFRPRGMRKAA